GACATCCTTAACTGGTAGCCCTATATTTGTTCacaggtggtgtagtcgacattttttattaccttattaaacttgaaattgtctgaaaacacgaaaattcgtgatgaaattttttgaaaaattccaaaaaaaaaagttatggcggctcaaaaaatgacctaaaattagttaaaatgttcagtttaaccgatttttcaatgttgcATTGGCGTGATATGCAGCAGGgttgggcggcaattgccgttcggcaaattggcaaattgccggttgccgaattgccggaaatttttaattccggcaatttgccgatttgccgcaaaaaatcgtttgccgctcacccctgATATGCACCATAACTGATTAAATACACGATTACTGATCTGATGCACCATAACCAGCACCTATTCATCAACGAAgtaataatttccagattacGATCCCGAAAAGTATGCCGAACTTTGAGAACTACCGTTGACAAATTTGGagtcagtttttggaaaattagctGTCATGTTTGCAAAGATCTCATCTATATAGCTTTTGACTATGATTCATGCCAATATGTTTCTGCAGCAAATAATTATGGATTTCCAACAGATGATGAACAAAAACGATATTATGGAGAAGACTTTGTGGAGATAGCGTTCCAAGATTTGAAAATCGTACTGAAGCACGTATCAAGATTGTGTTTTACAAACGATGATAGTATCGACAACACCACTTGTTTCATTAACCTTTTGAAATCCGAAGAATGTATTAAAGCacaggaaattgaatttacaaGAATCCCATTCAATGCTGTTGTCTCGATTCTACCGATATTCGATTCTCAAGCACTGGACTATATGGTATTGCTATTTGCAAAATCTGACCCTATTGAGCAATTTGAACGAATAACCTACTTGgatcaatggaaaaatgcaaaaaatctcAGATTATATGTTTCCAAGTTAGAAACTTCAATGCTCAATATGtttcactttgaaaacttCAGTATTGGCAAAATGTCCAACTTTCCAGTAGAAATGGCAGTTAAAATTCGAGATGTAAGTTAgacttatatatttttttaaatattatacttattttcgaaattttatggaTTACAGGATCTCATAACGAAAAGTACATTTCATTCTTGCTCTATAGAATTTGACACATCAAATTCGAACCCGATAGACATTGCGAAAACATTCAAACCGGAATATAATGGTggaaacaaattcaatttcgaATATTCAAACAATCTCTACAAATTCAGGATCAAATATGACTTtgctctttttattttaaagttgcGACCATCACACGAAACTTATAGTcacatttttgattgaatcCTATATGTTTGAGGtttgaattaaattattgtttaaaggtggactacgctcagtggggattttgtctaaatgcacttatagtgatccaaaacaaccgaatatcataataaaacactccaaaaaattttagattttttatagattccggtcaaagttttggcaaattgccaaaattttgaaaaatacgagcttttgaggaaatttaaagaaatgtcgcattTTTTGACCCACCCTTACAATGATTTAATACaaacaatttaaacaaaattaaaaaaaaaaatgtcgagaagaaaagtttttttttggttgacttccaaaattatgagtggcaaaaactgaataattgtcactttttgagagtaaataaaaaattttcaaaaattaattgaaaagttttatcataataatttggtcattttgggaccaaaggagtggtttttaacaattaccccactggcgctactccacatttaattgctttattagactcgaaattgtctaaaaatacaaaattttataataaaatttcttgaaaacttctaaaaaatttatattgaaatcaccgtctaatGATTGCATACAagttaattatcttgcgttttcagcttgatttaagtacatttaaGGTCGATGGAACaccagatttttttgtgatggtTTAAAgtcttcaaatattttttcggacAGTTATAAATTCTTactaaatatatttattagccacaaatttcataaaaaagattttacagAGAAAGAGCACAGCTTAAAATAAGCTTTGcactataaaaataaatgaattacAGGTTCCAAGTTCAGAGCGTGTACATgtgatcaaaaaatcaaaatcatcggttaaatatataatttcaaattcatcgCCGCCAGTATAGTCCGGTTTGAATACTTTTGCAAGCTCGATCGGGTGTGCTTCTCGAATGTATATCTCACAACTTTCAAATGTGCTTCTTCTCATTAGATCCTGTAAACTAACTTTGTTTATTGCTCTTTTAGACttgaaattatctgaaaacaccgaattttataatggctcaaaaaattccctgaaattagttaaaatttgaaatttgcccgACTTTTCAGCAGCTGGAAATTCACACTacctaaatttaaaaaaaacaccatCTAATTTTAGTTATACAAGTAAATAGGTTGATAGATCACcatatttgttaaaattttgtgacttcTGGTGATCCATAGTTTGGTCCAAAGTTTAGCAAGAAATGGGTGAAAAAGGTTAAACTTTGGTGCAGCctaaatccaagttttgcaAAAGTCTTACTCAACTACTGATCCAAGTTAATAGTTTTGGGCCAaagttgggcaagaagctagagccaGATGCCGAGATGACTCATAAGATGCACCATAACTGATTTGATGCACCATCGTTGCATTTATTGAACcctcataactttttttacataatttttcaagaagtttcattataaaattctgtcttttcaaacaatttcaaaccTAATCAAGCACAACTGTGAACACTTACATCTCTAATTTTAATTGCAGCTTGAGTGGAAAAATCGATCATTTCGTAAATATAGAAATTCTGAAGGTGGAACAAATGTTCAATGTATTTGCTGTGCAACCAAGAGGCCtcaaatcggaattttttcgcatttttccacTGATCCGAATGAATAATCTGCTCAAATTCTTCATCACAAGCAAACATTTGAATACTCTCCAGAGCATCGAAAAATGGGAGGATAGCGAGTAAAGAGCATTCTTGAAGAGTTATTTCCTTTGCGTGAATACATTCTTCAGATTTTAAAGATTCgactaaaattttcataaaatcacATCCAGGATAGCTATCAATATAGAAGCTTGACACGTGCTTCATTGCTTTTTTCAGATCCTCAAACGCTGCCCTGGCATAGTTTTTTCCCTCAATTCGGGTTTCCTGGCCTTCATATGTCACAATCGTAGCATCCTGTGCTGGCCATAGAAAATTGAAGTAACTTTGATTTTGTGAATCGGGAGCTGTAATTAAAcaatgatattttgaaatcagTTTATCTCCCAAATTTGtcccaaaaaaatcagttatgGTGCATCTAACCGATTATGGTGCATCCAACCAAATCTTGCGccattttgcaacaaaaaaaaaccaaaaattgatgttttataTGTTCAACACACACCTGTGTCACTCGGAGATGCACAAGCTAtgcctaaaatttcaaatttccgaaaaatgttagatttttcatgtttttcagtgatttttgcgaagaaatgctcgaaaaaatcaagttccCCGTCGTTTCTTACCATTAAGACTTCGATTTTTGTCCGCCTTGGTACTTGAGTACTTTTGGGCCTACAGTAACCAAGAAGCTTTGAGCATATAGGAAAAGTTgcgaaaagttcaatttttctgagaaaatctgGCAAAagttacatttattttttcggtggccgaacttctagattttctaggccaccaatcgAAAATAGAGATAATTaggccgattttttttttggattttttgataaatttttagtgtaaaaacgtaatttttctcgagatttttgttcaaaattctgaaaatctacaaaaaaattttttccagattttcagaagttttcggTCGGAGCTTTGAgcattatatatatatatatatatcttttttttagGTGCTGCGTgattttctacgattttgggTAGTTTttataacgtttttttccaaaaatatggctaaattttcaaaaaaaaagttttttcttacCTTTACTGTATTTTATCAGATTTCGGTCCAATTCAAgttcaatgaaattttcgtACAAGTAAATGTGAATTTCATCAAAGCAAATACCAAATTTATCTACGGCCGTCCTTAAACTACGACATACTTTTCGAGAAACCAATctgtaacaaaaatttgaataattttagaaaaaaaaccgctgagcattttttgaaacaaattttcaggcccCTTACCAGACCATTCTggagtgtttaaaaaaataattaaaatttttttttcatagttattaagcttttcaaaacattctcAAGTCACggaaaaatccaacaaaatttttttctttttttttcaattttgaaaaaagactagtttcaaagtaaatttaaaataactcACAAATCCAGGGgctccattttttcaaaaacttgctCAGCGACATCGAGTATATCTAGCAAAGTTGGTGTCTCGggcattttggaaattttctaaaaattgagtaGCAAGATCTAAGAAAAATCTGAGGAATCACTACAAAAAaggaacaatttcaaaatatattcctAACTCTAATACAAGACGGAACACACATTTTTGGAGGGctgttcaattttgaaaatcttgtcGTTAATGTTTATAACCACAGGAGAATTGAGAGATAATaagaacaaacaaaaaattgattcttgCTACTTCTTAGTTTGTAGCAAACTCtgttttccttgttttttgaaaaaaattttgtattccaaaaatttttctcgagTTTTCTAGAAGGACCtaaaacattccagaaatttttttgaatttttcaaaaagtttcagaacatttttggatactttccaattttccagaaggatCACGAacattccagattttttaaaaagttttcagaggTACgtagaacatttcagaaatatctcgcaaattttccagaaggtttttttcttaatttaattttttttcaaagaacattccagaaatttttcgaattttccagaaaggcTGGTAACATtccagaatatttttaaaaaatttccagaaagttcgcgtaacatttcacaattttctagaatattccagaatatttcagatttttatttaatttttccaaaatgaccTATaccattttagatttttctcaaattttctataagaaCCTAGAAcattcctgattttttttgaatttactaGAAGTTTCCCGTCgaaccaaattttttcgaatttttcaaaaggtttCGGAAAACTGTagaattttata
The nucleotide sequence above comes from Caenorhabditis elegans chromosome III. Encoded proteins:
- the fbxa-62 gene encoding F-box domain-containing protein (Confirmed by transcript evidence) is translated as MLLNLPLDVVNLVLEKMEPKDLLRSRKVCRTLRTTVDKFGVSFWKISCHVCKDLIYIAFDYDSCQYVSAANNYGFPTDDEQKRYYGEDFVEIAFQDLKIVLKHVSRLCFTNDDSIDNTTCFINLLKSEECIKAQEIEFTRIPFNAVVSILPIFDSQALDYMVLLFAKSDPIEQFERITYLDQWKNAKNLRLYVSKLETSMLNMFHFENFSIGKMSNFPVEMAVKIRDDLITKSTFHSCSIEFDTSNSNPIDIAKTFKPEYNGGNKFNFEYSNNLYKFRIKYDFALFILKLRPSHETYSHIFD
- the fbxa-47 gene encoding F-box domain-containing protein (Partially confirmed by transcript evidence); protein product: MPETPTLLDILDVAEQVFEKMEPLDLLVSRKVCRSLRTAVDKFGICFDEIHIYLYENFIELELDRNLIKYSKAPDSQNQSYFNFLWPAQDATIVTYEGQETRIEGKNYARAAFEDLKKAMKHVSSFYIDSYPGCDFMKILVESLKSEECIHAKEITLQECSLLAILPFFDALESIQMFACDEEFEQIIHSDQWKNAKKFRFEASWLHSKYIEHLFHLQNFYIYEMIDFSTQAAIKIRDDLMRRSTFESCEIYIREAHPIELAKVFKPDYTGGDEFEIIYLTDDFDFLITCTRSELGTCNSFIFIVQSLF